One window of the Bubalus kerabau isolate K-KA32 ecotype Philippines breed swamp buffalo chromosome 9, PCC_UOA_SB_1v2, whole genome shotgun sequence genome contains the following:
- the DSE gene encoding dermatan-sulfate epimerase isoform X2, with the protein MLVKDAPWDEVPLAHSLVGFATAYDFLYNYLSKTQQEKFLEVIANASGYMYETSYRRGWGFQYLHNHQPTNCMALLTGSLVLMNQGYLQEAYLWTKQVLTIMEKSLVLLREVTDGSLYEGVAYGSYTTRSLFQYMFLVQRHFDINHFGHPWLKQHFAFMYRTILPGFQRTVAIADSNYNWFYGPESQLVFLDKFVMRNGSGNWLADQIRRNRVVEGPGTPSKGQRWCTLHTEFLWYDASLKSVPPPDFGTPTLHYFEDWGVVTYGSALPAEINRSFLSFKSGKLGGRAIYDIVHRNKYKDWIKGWRNFNAGHEHPDQNSFTFAPNGVPFITEALYGPKYTFFNNVLMFSPAASKSCFSPWEGQVTEDCSSKWSKYKHDPAASCQGRVVAAVEKNGVVFIRGEGVGAYNPQLHLRNVQRNLILLHPQLLLLVDQIHLGEDSPLERAASFFHNVDFPFEETVVDGVHGALIRQRDGLYKMYWMDDTGYSEKGTFASVTYPRGYPYNGTNYVNVTTHLRSPITRAAYLFIGPSVDVQSFSIHGDAQQLDVFVATSEHAYATYLWTGETAGQSAFAQVIADRQKILFDRSSAIRSSVVPEVKDYAALVEQNLQHFKPVFQLLEKQILSRVRNTASFRKTAERLLRFSDKRQTEEAIDRIFAISQQQQQQQSKSKKNRRGGKRYKFVDAVPDIFAQIEVNERKVRQKAQILAQKELPVDEDEEMKDLLDFADITYEKHRNGDVMNGRFGQARMAATTHSRAPALSASYTRLFLILNIAIFFVMLAMQLTYFQRAQSLHGQRCLYAVLLIDSCILLWLYSSCSQSQC; encoded by the exons AT gttggTGAAAGATGCTCCTTGGGATGAAGTCCCGCTTGCTCACTCCCTGGTTGGTTTTGCCACTGCCTATGACTTCTTGTACAACTACCTGAGCAAGACACAACAGGAGAAGTTTCTTGAAGTGATTGCCAATGCCTCGGGGTATATGTATGAGACTTCATACAGGAGAGGATGGGGATTTCAATACCTGCACAATCATCAGCCCACCAACTGCATGGCCTTGCTCACAGGAAGCCTGGTTCTGATGAATCAAG GGTACCTTCAGGAAGCTTACTTATGGACCAAACAAGTTCTGACCATCATGGAGAAGTCTCTGGTCTTGCTCCGAGAGGTGACAGATGGCTCCCTCTATGAAGGAGTTGCATATGGCAGCTACACCACTAGATCACTCTTCCAGTACATGTTTCTTGTTCAAAGGCACTTTGACATCAACCACTTTGGCCACCCGTGGCTTAAACAACACTTTGCATTTATGTATAGAACCATTCTGCCAG GGTTTCAAAGAACTGTGGCTATTGCAGACTCAAATTATAACTGGTTTTATGGTCCGGAAAGCCAATTAGTGTTCCTGGATAAATTTGTCATGCGTAACGGCAGTGGCAACTGGTTGGCTGACCAGATCAGAAGGAACCGTGTGGTGGAAGGTCCAGGGACGCCATCCAAAGGGCAACGCTGGTGTACTCTTCACACGGAATTTCTCTG GTACGATGCCAGCTTGAAATCTGTCCCCCCTCCCGATTTTGGCACCCCGACATTGCATTATTTCGAAGATTGGGGCGTTGTGACTTACGGAAGTGCACTGCCTGCAGAAATCAATagatctttcctttccttcaagtCAGGAAAACTTGGGGGACGTGCAATATATGACATTGTCCACAGAAACAAATACAAAGACTGGATCAAAGGCTGGAGGAATTTTAACGCAGGGCATGAACATCCTGATCAAAACTCGTTTACCTTCGCTCCCAACGGTGTGCCTTTCATTACTGAGGCTCTCTACGGGCCGAAGTACACCTTCTTCAACAATGTTTTGATGTTTTCCCCAGCTGCCTCCAAGAGCTGCTTTTCTCCCTGGGAGGGCCAGGTCACAGAAGACTGTTCATCAAAATGGTCTAAATATAAGCACGACCCAGCAGCTAGCTGTCAGGGGAGAGTGGTTGCCGCAGTGGAGAAAAATGGGGTAGTTTTCATCCGAGGAGAGGGTGTGGGTGCTTATAACCCCCAGCTTCACCTGAGGAACGTTCAGAGAAATCTGATCCTCCTGCATCCGCAGCTTCTCCTCCTTGTAGATCAGATACACCTGGGAGAGGACAGCCCCTTGGAGAGGGCAGCAAGCTTCTTCCACAATGTGGATTTTCCTTTCGAGGAGACGGTGGTAGATGGGGTCCACGGAGCTCTCATCAGGCAGCGAGATGGCCTCTATAAAATGTACTGGATGGATGATACTGGCTACAGTGAGAAAGGAACCTTTGCCTCAGTGACATACCCTCGCGGCTATCCCTACAACGGGACAAACTACGTGAATGTCACCACGCACCTCCGAAGTCCCATCACCAGGGCAGCTTACCTCTTCATAGGGCCATCCGTCGATGTTCAGAGCTTCAGCATCCACGGAGATGCTCAGCAACTGGATGTGTTCGTGGCCACCAGCGAACATGCCTACGCCACTTACCTGTGGACAGGAGAGACTGCAGGGCAGTCTGCCTTTGCGCAGGTCATTGCTGACCGGCAGAAAATTCTGTTTGACCGGAGTTCAGCCATCAGGAGCAGCGTTGTCCCGGAGGTGAAGGACTACGCTGCTCTGGTGGAACAGAACTTGCAGCATTTTAAGCCTGTGTTCCAGCTGCTGGAGAAGCAGATCCTGTCCCGCGTCCGGAACACAGCCAGCTTTAGGAAGACTGCCGAGCGCCTGCTGAGATTTTCAGATAAGAGACAGACCGAGGAGGCCATCGACAGGATTTTTGCCAtatcacagcagcagcagcagcagcagagcaagtCCAAGAAGAACCGAAGGGGAGGCAAGCGCTATAAATTTGTGGATGCTGTCCCTGATATTTTTGCACAGATTGAAGTCAATGAAAGAAAGGTTCGTCAGAAAGCTCAGATCTTAGCACAGAAAGAACTGCCCGTAGatgaagatgaagaaatgaaagacctTTTAGATTTTGCAGACATAACATACGAGAAACACAGAAACGGTGATGTGATGAATGGCCGGTTTGGCCAGGCTCGGATGGCGGCAACGACTCACAGCAGAGCCCCAGCGCTGTCCGCCTCGTACACCAGACTGTTTCTGATTCTCAACATTGCTATTTTCTTTGTCATGTTGGCAATGCAACTGACTTATTTCCAGAGGGCCCAGAGTCTTCATGGCCAAAGATGTCTCTATGCAGTCCTTCTAATAGATAGCTGTATATTATTATGGTTGTATTCTTCTTGTTCCCAATCACAATGTTAG
- the DSE gene encoding dermatan-sulfate epimerase isoform X4, which yields MGISIPAQSSAHQLHGLAHRKPGSDESRYDASLKSVPPPDFGTPTLHYFEDWGVVTYGSALPAEINRSFLSFKSGKLGGRAIYDIVHRNKYKDWIKGWRNFNAGHEHPDQNSFTFAPNGVPFITEALYGPKYTFFNNVLMFSPAASKSCFSPWEGQVTEDCSSKWSKYKHDPAASCQGRVVAAVEKNGVVFIRGEGVGAYNPQLHLRNVQRNLILLHPQLLLLVDQIHLGEDSPLERAASFFHNVDFPFEETVVDGVHGALIRQRDGLYKMYWMDDTGYSEKGTFASVTYPRGYPYNGTNYVNVTTHLRSPITRAAYLFIGPSVDVQSFSIHGDAQQLDVFVATSEHAYATYLWTGETAGQSAFAQVIADRQKILFDRSSAIRSSVVPEVKDYAALVEQNLQHFKPVFQLLEKQILSRVRNTASFRKTAERLLRFSDKRQTEEAIDRIFAISQQQQQQQSKSKKNRRGGKRYKFVDAVPDIFAQIEVNERKVRQKAQILAQKELPVDEDEEMKDLLDFADITYEKHRNGDVMNGRFGQARMAATTHSRAPALSASYTRLFLILNIAIFFVMLAMQLTYFQRAQSLHGQRCLYAVLLIDSCILLWLYSSCSQSQC from the exons ATGGGGATTTCAATACCTGCACAATCATCAGCCCACCAACTGCATGGCCTTGCTCACAGGAAGCCTGGTTCTGATGAATCAAG GTACGATGCCAGCTTGAAATCTGTCCCCCCTCCCGATTTTGGCACCCCGACATTGCATTATTTCGAAGATTGGGGCGTTGTGACTTACGGAAGTGCACTGCCTGCAGAAATCAATagatctttcctttccttcaagtCAGGAAAACTTGGGGGACGTGCAATATATGACATTGTCCACAGAAACAAATACAAAGACTGGATCAAAGGCTGGAGGAATTTTAACGCAGGGCATGAACATCCTGATCAAAACTCGTTTACCTTCGCTCCCAACGGTGTGCCTTTCATTACTGAGGCTCTCTACGGGCCGAAGTACACCTTCTTCAACAATGTTTTGATGTTTTCCCCAGCTGCCTCCAAGAGCTGCTTTTCTCCCTGGGAGGGCCAGGTCACAGAAGACTGTTCATCAAAATGGTCTAAATATAAGCACGACCCAGCAGCTAGCTGTCAGGGGAGAGTGGTTGCCGCAGTGGAGAAAAATGGGGTAGTTTTCATCCGAGGAGAGGGTGTGGGTGCTTATAACCCCCAGCTTCACCTGAGGAACGTTCAGAGAAATCTGATCCTCCTGCATCCGCAGCTTCTCCTCCTTGTAGATCAGATACACCTGGGAGAGGACAGCCCCTTGGAGAGGGCAGCAAGCTTCTTCCACAATGTGGATTTTCCTTTCGAGGAGACGGTGGTAGATGGGGTCCACGGAGCTCTCATCAGGCAGCGAGATGGCCTCTATAAAATGTACTGGATGGATGATACTGGCTACAGTGAGAAAGGAACCTTTGCCTCAGTGACATACCCTCGCGGCTATCCCTACAACGGGACAAACTACGTGAATGTCACCACGCACCTCCGAAGTCCCATCACCAGGGCAGCTTACCTCTTCATAGGGCCATCCGTCGATGTTCAGAGCTTCAGCATCCACGGAGATGCTCAGCAACTGGATGTGTTCGTGGCCACCAGCGAACATGCCTACGCCACTTACCTGTGGACAGGAGAGACTGCAGGGCAGTCTGCCTTTGCGCAGGTCATTGCTGACCGGCAGAAAATTCTGTTTGACCGGAGTTCAGCCATCAGGAGCAGCGTTGTCCCGGAGGTGAAGGACTACGCTGCTCTGGTGGAACAGAACTTGCAGCATTTTAAGCCTGTGTTCCAGCTGCTGGAGAAGCAGATCCTGTCCCGCGTCCGGAACACAGCCAGCTTTAGGAAGACTGCCGAGCGCCTGCTGAGATTTTCAGATAAGAGACAGACCGAGGAGGCCATCGACAGGATTTTTGCCAtatcacagcagcagcagcagcagcagagcaagtCCAAGAAGAACCGAAGGGGAGGCAAGCGCTATAAATTTGTGGATGCTGTCCCTGATATTTTTGCACAGATTGAAGTCAATGAAAGAAAGGTTCGTCAGAAAGCTCAGATCTTAGCACAGAAAGAACTGCCCGTAGatgaagatgaagaaatgaaagacctTTTAGATTTTGCAGACATAACATACGAGAAACACAGAAACGGTGATGTGATGAATGGCCGGTTTGGCCAGGCTCGGATGGCGGCAACGACTCACAGCAGAGCCCCAGCGCTGTCCGCCTCGTACACCAGACTGTTTCTGATTCTCAACATTGCTATTTTCTTTGTCATGTTGGCAATGCAACTGACTTATTTCCAGAGGGCCCAGAGTCTTCATGGCCAAAGATGTCTCTATGCAGTCCTTCTAATAGATAGCTGTATATTATTATGGTTGTATTCTTCTTGTTCCCAATCACAATGTTAG